The genomic region CTAGGTATTGTTCTCATATTTTAGCCCAATTGCCACTGTCTAGAAACTGGAGTCTTCGCCTTTTGAATGCGTGACTGCCTTTACTGAGAGCAACAAATTCGGCTCCACTGCAAACGTTACAATTTGGAATTACTTTGAAGATTTGACCTGTTAGAAATGTTAAGCGTCAAGCATCTGCGTCCATCACTCTTTGTCTATCTCGAAACCATGGTAAGACGCTGCAGCATGAATGAGGCGTGGTTTTGTTCTTGGATTTGGGTTGAATATATCTCACTATCTATATGTATCATCCTTGTCTGATTCCGGAGATCATGAAACTCCACGGATATCGATTCATTAGGCTTCGTTTTCCATAAatgattgaattgaaatggATAAGACATTATCTTTAAGGTATGTTAaaggaaagaaatgaaaaaaatctaATCAACTTAATGGGAGCAGGAGATGGATTGctaaataacaaaatttatccATTTCAATCCTCTTCAAAATGATGGAGGATTTAAAGgatatttttcttcatgtcTAATTCTCTCATGTCACTTAGTGCTATAGTCAAGTAacattcatcttcacttgtaagttagaggtcttaggttcgattttcgccaaaggtgaatttcaaccacattattgctagcacattgtGACATTTAGCCTACTCCTCCACCCCtttatgtagataatatcgttttttaaaaaaataaataaataaacaaaataaataaataaaataaaataaatgtaaaaatTCTCTCAATctcttaaaaatgaaaattgtctCCTCAATCTTCAAGATGCGTTGAATGTAATGGACtattcatttcaattcaatcctCCATACCAAACAAGACCTAAAATACCATATAGGATATACCAAAATTTATTCTttacaagaaaaagaatgcaTCCTTTTGCTATAAAAACGAATAGCTAGAATGAAGTATACTACATCAAAACACATTGAGAATTAGTGAAATGAAAGGAACAATATTACGCCAGTTCTCCTATTCTCTACTCTTTCTTGCCTTCTCCATTTGCCCTAGTACCTCGGATATCTTCCCTGGGAAGAAGCACTTTGTGCGCGTTGTCAACGATCTCGAAGCTAAACGACTGGACGTCCATTGTTATTCTGCAGACGATGTAATTGATCGCACTCTTTCTACCAAGGGAGAACAGCTTGAATTTGAATTTCGTTCTGTAGTTAACACCTATTGGAATTGTAGCATGAACTCAGTGGTTGGCCATGTCGGAATTGAAGCATATATTTCTGAGGATCCACTTATTGACGAGTGTGGGGGAGTCCATTGCATATGGAATGCTAGAGAGGATGGAATATACTTGTACAGAATCAAGCATAGCGATTATGTCAAAAAGTACGACTGGATACCAAAGCCGTTGCGCGTCCGTTCTATAAAGAGAAATGTCAGGCCTTGAGCTCCTATTGTAGTCgaaagaaatataataaagccatttccttttgtttaatttcttcttactttctgtgttaatttttttttttttttttaacaaacaatattatctacactaaggaggaggagggtgggtttagcctcacaatgagctaatagtaatgtggttcaaatttgcctttacgagaatcgaacctaataccactagaccataactgtagtactaagtggctttcCATATTAAATGATTATTCctaatagaaattaaaaaattattttatgctAGTGTCCACAAATACACAAATATAAAACCAATTTATTCGTCcataacatttaaaaaaaaaaaaaaaaaaaacctactcTACTAGTGGTGCTTCTCCATATCGGGTTACATCAAACTTCCACTGCTGATAATGCCTCTTGAATATATCATCCAGAAAAATCATCAGGTTGGGCACCATTCGATCAATAATATACCACTCCTTTTATGCAAAAAATAATTCCAAATTCACATTacaatatattatataacaaaaataattagtaATATATTAACTCCCACTTACTGCTAATATATTCTTCCAAGATGCCCACTCGGCTGTAGGACATTCTCTCTTAGATCCTCTGAAATCATTCAAGTTGATCCGCTTGGGCCTGTCATTATATCCTCTTCTGCCACATGTATGCGTAATCTTTACCCTTTCTTTCCCAAATGCTTCTTCCTGATCACACCCCTTACTATATAATCATTGCCGAAATGTAGATGATGCGATCACAAACGTTACCaaatttgttcatatttttcacacttataAATTAACTATTATGATTTTCttcatataatttgattttccTACAAAATACTAAAGCACgattaaaaattcataataattaattaacaagtGTGAACAATGTGAAAAAATATGACAACGCTTGTGATTGCATTTACAACCCTCCAAactcatgaatagtgtttttagGGGGAGtgattattaataaaaattcattataattaacGTAGAAATGAGAAAATGTGACAAAAAATATACCAACATTCAAGGCCGCATACTCTACGCTTTAGCGATGGTTAGATCGTCATTTGTATTTTTGAAACACTCCAAACCCTTGTGAATAGTGTTTTTCCTATGACTTCaatacaattaaataaaatagtaataattagTTTACAGGTgtgtaaaaatagaaaaatatatagAACCGCTCGTAATGACATGGCTTACAATTTTTGTGGAGTTAACTCCAATGCTCGATACCATGATGCATAAACCTTAGTGACAAACTCTAACCATCCGATTGTCGTTTACGTTTACCCTTTAATTTTCCATCATCGAAAACCCTTTTCTGGAGCttctttttttaaaacatgatcTCATAGTGGATTGAAAAAgacagtttggatcgttgatatcaCGTTTTGATTGTCAACACGAAAATTCTAtaacgaatgaaacgagaacacatGTACATAGTAgatttgtattaatgaatttgtagggttacaatctctgtttacaattttcctctgattgagtcttcaaatttgatgtagatgcataGGTTGTTGATCCTAAGGTCGCAATGACTTAATCTCGGACGAACGATTGAACGatttgcttcaagttttgagcttgaaataATGCGTGGATAGTCTTCACGTCTAGGTTTGTGTATGACCCGCGGCAAAGGTGATGTTAATgtgggattttgttgattcaagggtcttggcgacttAATCTTGAATCGAACGTCATTACAAGTTTTAAGCGTCTTGAAGGAATTAGCATAAGtgtttgttgattcttcaagggaatgcttcggctttggttgtaCGTTCTTCGAAGAGAACTTTGGCAATgcattagtcttcaaagatttggcagaggttctccttttgtgagaatttcggccCTTCAATGTATAAATTATCAACCTTTATGCTTGTCTGAGGACCTTGTACTTATAGACTTCTCAAAGATTGtctttggatggatttggcttttatttgtgtcttgatttgtccatgggagaatttaggcatgttttgtgtcttaatttcagccactttccATTGCTTGGCTGAAATCTATAGGATGCGAGCAATGTTCAATTCTtacttgttttatgaagatgctttagctttctttccagttttgggagcaatttgggcccCTTGCTGATTTTAAGGAGATTTCTTCCATTTTGCCACATTTTAGGAATGcttttgagcttcctttgcttgatttgtgccacaagtcattgatgacttgtccatatGTGATGAATCATATGCTACGTGGAGCTTTGTGACGCATCATTTGCAGgtaacgaaatttacatgtctacattGATTTTTAAGGTTAGTGCAAATACTACTTGATATTTATAAACTCTAAATATTATAAACATTGAGCAATATTTGCACAAATCTTAAATTTTCAAACGTGATATCAATGTTCCACtaaaatattatgttttaaaaaaaagaaagattgaaaaatacatagcctttttttttttttttttttgtgctagaAAATGAAAGAACTGAACTAAAGAGAAAAGCCCCTTGGGCAACCCGTTTGAGTACAATAAAAAAGATAAGCTGGACGAGCAGCCAATGGAATAGTTTTATCCAACCATGGAAGTCATTAACTGAGAAACCAACACTTGTGACCACATCTGCTAGGAAATTGGCTTGTCTGAATACATGATTCCAACAAATATCCTCAAAGAATCCCGCCAACCATCGAATATCAAGAAAAATGGTCCTCAATCTCCAAGGAACATG from Pyrus communis chromosome 4, drPyrComm1.1, whole genome shotgun sequence harbors:
- the LOC137732785 gene encoding S-protein homolog 1-like, with translation MKGTILRQFSYSLLFLAFSICPSTSDIFPGKKHFVRVVNDLEAKRLDVHCYSADDVIDRTLSTKGEQLEFEFRSVVNTYWNCSMNSVVGHVGIEAYISEDPLIDECGGVHCIWNAREDGIYLYRIKHSDYVKKYDWIPKPLRVRSIKRNVRP